Part of the Leptidea sinapis chromosome 11, ilLepSina1.1, whole genome shotgun sequence genome is shown below.
CGACCTTGCACAACGCACTTAGTGTTGTTCCAACTCACCCTCGATCCGACCCCGCTGTTGACTCAATCAAATgctcaatatttgttttctattgTTACAGCCGTCCGGTTCGGGCGCGTGCCGAAACGCGAGAAGGCTCGTATTTTGGCCGCGATGCAGCAGTCGTCGTCATCCAGGGCGCAGGAGCAGGCCGCCGCCGCGGAGCTCGACGACGCCCCGCGGCTGCTGGCTCGAGTCGTGCGCGCTCACCTCGACACGTGCGAGTTCACGCGCGACCGCGTGTCCGCAATGCGAGCACGTGCGCGCGACTGTCCCACATACTCCCAACCTACTCTGGTAAGCATGCGTTCATTAACACTTCTTAATTGATAGTCATTTCTCTAGCTATTTCCAAACTTCTATCGAATGGCAGATTTTACAATGGTTTCTCTCTTTGTTGCAGGCCTGTCCGCTAAACCCGGCCCCAGAGCTGCAGTCTGAGAAGGAATTCTCTCAGAGGTTCGCCCACGTGATCCGTGGTGTGATAGACTTCGCCGGTCTCATTCCTGGTTTCCAGTTATTGACTCAGGACGATAAATTTACGTTATTGAAAAGTGGTCTTTTTGACGCTCTGTTTGTGCGCCTCATTTGTATGTTCGACGCTCCACTCAATAGTATAATCTGCCTCAATGGACAGTTGATGAAACGGGACTCTATCCAGAGCGGTGCTAATGCGCGTTTCCTTGTGGACTCTACATTTAAGTTCGCGGAGCGAATGAACTCTATGAATCTTACGGATGCCGAAATCGGTCTCTTCTGTTCCATAGTCTTAATCACACCTGACCGGCCGGGACTTCGCAATATTGAACTCGTCGAGAGAATGCACGCTCGCCTCAAAGCTTGCCTCCAGAGCGTCATCACCCAAAACAGACCAGATCGGCCCGGATTTCTCCGTGAGCTTATGGATACGTTACCTGATCTCCGTACATTGAGTACACTTCACACTGAAAAGTTGGTCGTATTCAGAACAGAACACAAAGAATTGTTGCGGCAGCAAATGTGGGGCGAGGAAGAAGGATGCCCGTGGGCGGACTCCGTGGCTGACGAATCAGCACGAAGTCCGATCGGTTCAGTGTCGAGCAGCGAGTCCGGAGAGGCGATCGGCGACTGCGGCACGCCGCTGTTGGCCGCCACACTGGCCGGCCGCCGGCGCCTGGACTCCAGGGGCTCAGTAGACGAAGAGGGCCTGGGTATCGCCCACCTGGCGCACAACGGTCTCACGGTCACGCCGGTGCGGCCGCAGCCGCGCTACCGGAAGCTGGACTCGCCCACCGACTCGGGCATCGAGTCCGGCAACGAGAAGCACGAGAGGATCGTGGGCCCCGGCTCGGGCTGCTCCAGCCCGCGCTCGTCGCTGGAGGAGCACGTGGAGGACCGGCGCGGCGCCGACGACATGCCGGTGCTGAAGCGCGTGCTGGAGGCGCCGCCGCTGTACGACACGCCGTCGCTCATGAACGAGGCCTACAAGCCGCACAAGAAGTTCCGCGCCATGCGCCGCGACGTGGGCGAGGCCCCGCCCCCCGCGCAGCCCGCGCTCTCGCCGCGGCCGCCGCGCGCGCCGCTGTCGTCCACGCACTCCGTGCTGGCCAAGAGCCTGATGGAGGGCCCGCGCATGACGCCCGAGCAGCTCAAGCGCACGGACATCATCCAGCAGTACATGCGGCGCAGCGAGGCGCCCGCGCCCGCCCCCCTCTCGCCCGCGCCCGCGCTGCAGCTGCAGGTGGACGTGGCGGACGCGCCGCTCAACCTCTCCAAGAAGTCCCCGTCGCCCGCCCGCTACATGCCCCGCATGCTGGAGGCGTGAGCCTGGCCCGCGGAGCCCCGGGACTCCGCCACCCCCCACCCCCCGCtactttaaactaaataaactaTTGTAGTTAATCGTTCGCAAATcggtttaatatattatatgtgatAATTCGGTTAAGACGCGTGTTTGAGTGACCGGTGCCGGACGAGGAGAGCGCAATAGACTGAGTAATAATTTAAGactaaataagtttaatttataattaatgcaTTGCAGTACCGGTCGcgctgtgtttgtgtgtgtactATGCTGTATTGTGTGTGCGTATGTATGTGGGCGTGCTCAGTCATTTGTTTGTTAATATAACGACACATTgtcgaatttaaataaaagagaatcgtaaaatttattacatttttcatttacctcccattataattataaatcacAATGAGTAAACATACAAATTGATACATTCTTTCTTGGCTTTCTATAACCAAACTtaagaaaaaatacaattgtGGTATCTACTAATAATGACATACTTAAAAATCCATTGATTACTTTTGGAAAATCATTAATACACTAACGAGTTGAAATGAGTCTTTGAAAGAATTCTACATAAATTTATGATTTGGCAGTTTAAAGAACATATTTCTAACTAGCAGCAAATTTACTGTGACAAATCTTATGTGTTTTGTTAATAATCTAGCTGAAAGTGTCGACAGCGGTATTCGAACAGATGTCATCTACACCGATCTCAGTAGTGCGTTTGATAAAGTCGACAATAGTCTACTCCTTACAAAGCTTTTCAACTACGGCATTTCTAACCCCCTAATATCTTGGTTTAAGTCATACCTAAATGGTAGGTCTAAAAGAGTCATCACGACTGGTTATACCTCCACGTGTTACACCACATATATTGGGGTTCCCCAAGGATCTCTCCTAGGGCCTTTGCTGTCTGTAGTTTTTAATAATGACGGAGTTTCAGTTGTGAAGCATAGCAAAGCGCTACTGTATGCTGATGATTCAAAGTTGTATAGATTAATGATGGAGCGTTATTGCAAGAAGATCTTAACGCTGGTAGCGATTGGGCCAGAAGTAACAAAATGATCCTCAACGCTCATAAATgtgttcatattaaaatcacgCGGAAGAAAAATGTGATATccaaaacatattttgttaataaccTTGCCATCAATGAAGTTAATACTGCCAAAAATCTAGGAATATTAATTGACTCTAGACTTTCATTCAAACCACATATAGATGAAGTTGGAAAGGCGACGGAAATGGTTGGGTTTACTAAACGTACTTCCAAATCATCATGGAACTCGACATTCGAGCAGTTAAAGTAAAAACTAGAAATTAGATACTCTTATCCATCCCAAATAGATCAGCTATGTAGTTCACTAATTAAGTGCAGACTGGTTAGGGCCTCAGTCTGCGAATTATAGATGGACTCATGATGAGTCATGAAAAATTTGCTttaaaaatatcaccaaaacGTTCCATTGTATTGAAATGCAAAAATCAGGAAATTATTAAGATCTCGTAAAGGTGCTTCTGTGCCATCGCTAATTCGACATATCTGTAAAACAATTCCGTAGAGCAACTAATGAACACCAGACGGCTACAACAATATTTCTCAACGGTATCTATAGATAAAGACGAGTACGGCAGAAGGCCACCGGTCGATGGCCGCTGCTGTTTCCGCGCCTGAAGTGTGACCGTCACTACAGCTGTTCCGTCTTCCGCTCCAATCTTCAGGGCTCTTCGGTTTCCGCGTTTGTCAAGCGCAAggatattaacaaaatattgcaGCCAGCGACAGAAAGGCTTAACTCTTAAGAAGGTCACTTTAGAACTATTGagaccattaaaaaaaattaaaattaggaatgagacgagcaggacgtttagccgatgataattgataagccctgcccatttgagtgcagtgccgctcgggattttAGAAAAACCCCCAAATTCTAAGGGGCACTAGAATTGCAAGTGTCACCTCGAGAtattataagatgttaagtctccttcGCCCAGTCATTTCctaaaactcttgcgggtggaattccGTAAAATCTGTTCTTAGCTGACATCTACTCGCCGTAAAGAACTGTCCTACCAAtcttcaagtctctacgcctaattgttccagagatatcgttaTGAGTCAGTATATAGATGGAAATCTCttgtatatataggtatattataagcatttaaatattatcagcTTACGAAATTAATACATAGTAACGCTTCAACCTCTATCTGATTAAATTCACCGTTAAAAGACGATGATTAACAAACGTGACCTGGTGAAAAGTGATCACTTTCACCCacatatcttgcaacaccagaggaatcacgggagcgttgcctGCCAAAATGCAGGTAAGCGTTTTTAAGGTGCCCGTGTTTAATCATCCCACAGCTCAAGTGAACACTCCTCGTGGTAAATGCTATAGAAGACATAAAATTCAGgtacttctctacgcaacgctaagtaaTTAAGCTGTTCACACGATTCTGTATCCCAAACGATTCGAGCAGTTCTGCCATGCACccagttaaattatttaatatgatgCTGAGGTATCAGAACATGGATAAGATTAATACCAACCGATAAACCTTCTTTTATTGTCCGCCGGTTTCTTCGAAGCCATTGCCGCTCTGCCTTTCAGATAACTGCGGATCAGACAATCGGTCGTaatttgagacccagtattccagtAGTACGAGATTTAGAACAGTTTTGTTATTGTCTACACATACAAGCATAAGTCTTTTGGGGCTAACTCGAACAAGATTCATTTTATCCCAATCCATTACCTGCGTAAGAGGAATGTAAAATCTCTATATTAGGCAAAAAGGATGATTTCCTGAGAAACCTGCTGTCAGGTCGCTTCGTAAGCATGACGGCCATgccatattaattacaattgaaaaaaaaaggtcTAGACTAATGGTCTACATTACAGGCACTtcttaattcttatttttttttatggaataggaggacaaacgagcgtacgggtcacctggtgttaagtgatcaccgccgcccacattctcttgcaacaccagaggaatcacaagagcgttgccggcttttaaggaaggtgaacgcgcttttttttgaaggtacccatgtcgcatcgtcccggaaacaccgcacaaggaagctcattccacagctttgtagtacgtggaagaaagctccttgaaaaccgcactgtggaggaccaccacacatccaggttgtggggatgatatcctaattttatggcgtgtcgtgcaaaggtggaattcggcggcaggaatcaggttatacagctcttcggaacactccccgtgataaatgcggtagaagacacacaatgaagcgacgtctctatgcaacgccgaataatccagccgttcacagagtactgggtccccgacaattcgagctgctctgcgttgcacgcggtcaaatggatcgagctgatactggggtgcgccagaccagagatgacagcaatactccatgtgtggccggacctgcgctttgtagagcactagaatatgggccggcttgaagtattggcgtgctctattgatgacgcccagcttcttcgaagccaatttggctttgccctccagatggccacggaattaattgaatcaaatcaaattcattcttttatttgatttgacatAAAGGCCTGCAATAATGATCTACATACTAGGCACTTCTGAAtgttcaattaattaaaaaaaggaatCCAAATGTTATCAGTTTATCTTAATTGTTAATTCTGATAGCTTTTGTCTTTCACCAATTGGACACGTGTGTTcgctttattcaataaataaaaaaaaggaatctAAGGTACCAAAATTGAAGCTGATATCTGCCCTGAAAAAGGCCTCTTATGGAGTAGAATGGTAACAAAAAAGTCCTAGGTTtcagtttttataataattgatttacattatttttatgataacatCAATATTTTTGGAATGAAGACGATGTAGCCGACACAAAGTACTGCCATGAAAagtattaaaacttattatgaCAAAAAAACGCAACGATGTTTTTACGATAACAGGTCAACCagtcaccacaagcagcaccttTACAACCATATTTGAAGGTCGTGCTGAAGTTAAACATAAATAGACATAAATCAGCGACTGTTGATTTTTCTGCGAGTGAAAAATACAATCCAAGGAACCAGTCCTTGGATTGAGCAGAACATAAtactgatgatttttttttggagactgaaaataaaaaaataataaaagctgTTTATTAATATAGAACTTTCGCGTTCCAACTTACCAGAAACTGggatttgtaattttatagGAAATTTTTGTAACAGTCCGAATGCTGTTGAGCAATTCTTCTCAAATAATGTAAATGTAGTACTTTTTATTTAAGGAATATAAGTTTGAGTAAATAAAAGGATGTGGTGTcatgggacaccaggtaggaacgaagttccttctaCTAATGTAcaatcgacacaatttgtaaaaaaaaaatcgtgttcaattttatgtaggtttttttgatttttctcttaaattttgcagattagtttttatttaagtacaggaaAGTATTAAGGAACTTCAGTATTtgaggaaataataaattacgtaaaataaaaaaaatcgtaatccaaattatcaattaaaataacaaaatatgtctatttatttttgtttgacaacataaaattacatagaaatagaaataattacaaaaaaaggtaatatacactactcgcttgtgtatacgactgtcgcgcctTCGCACGTCtaatttaacggttttattccacggactttttcttacggttttaatatcacatttttttcagtttggtcccgcagcaaaatccctatctcctccaagcctgccgtaaggaacttcgttccaataaaatACACACGTTCTAATCCAATCCcacacaaaatatttctttcccgttctttttacaaaattttgtctCGTTTGTAAATATTTGCAGGAGGATATTGTAGCGTACCAAACCCTGATTTTTGAGTTtgatttttgtttgatttacCCACGATTTTTGATTTGACGAGCTGTAGTTGTCCTTATCGCATTAATTATTGTCTCACCGCATGGGTGCGACAGgatattgttttagaattcttaaatctgagAGAGGCCTCATCTAATGTTTCACCTAAGTCACATTTAATGTCAAATATTTAGTGTAAGCTAGGAACAATATaggattttatttgttatttatatcgCATAATCCTTTAACCTTTTCAGTGTATTAATTGTCGTATATTCTTCTTATACTTTCCACGAGCTGTTTCCGCAACTCGTCACGTCATATCCGCCTATTTTGTGTGCCAGGGCAGTAGACACTGCTCGAACCATCCAAACTTCTCCAGGAAGTCACCCAACTTGTTTTGTAGCTATTTAAataggcataaaaga
Proteins encoded:
- the LOC126966922 gene encoding ecdysone-inducible protein E75 isoform X4 translates to METKSTMLPPDRIAEFDGTTVLCRVCGDKASGFHYGVHSCEGCKGFFRRSIQQKIQYRPCTKNQQCSILRINRNRCQYCRLKKCIAVGMSRDAVRFGRVPKREKARILAAMQQSSSSRAQEQAAAAELDDAPRLLARVVRAHLDTCEFTRDRVSAMRARARDCPTYSQPTLACPLNPAPELQSEKEFSQRFAHVIRGVIDFAGLIPGFQLLTQDDKFTLLKSGLFDALFVRLICMFDAPLNSIICLNGQLMKRDSIQSGANARFLVDSTFKFAERMNSMNLTDAEIGLFCSIVLITPDRPGLRNIELVERMHARLKACLQSVITQNRPDRPGFLRELMDTLPDLRTLSTLHTEKLVVFRTEHKELLRQQMWGEEEGCPWADSVADESARSPIGSVSSSESGEAIGDCGTPLLAATLAGRRRLDSRGSVDEEGLGIAHLAHNGLTVTPVRPQPRYRKLDSPTDSGIESGNEKHERIVGPGSGCSSPRSSLEEHVEDRRGADDMPVLKRVLEAPPLYDTPSLMNEAYKPHKKFRAMRRDVGEAPPPAQPALSPRPPRAPLSSTHSVLAKSLMEGPRMTPEQLKRTDIIQQYMRRSEAPAPAPLSPAPALQLQVDVADAPLNLSKKSPSPARYMPRMLEA
- the LOC126966922 gene encoding ecdysone-inducible protein E75 isoform X6: MVSEMGEDLPILKGILNGVVKYHNAPVRFGRVPKREKARILAAMQQSSSSRAQEQAAAAELDDAPRLLARVVRAHLDTCEFTRDRVSAMRARARDCPTYSQPTLACPLNPAPELQSEKEFSQRFAHVIRGVIDFAGLIPGFQLLTQDDKFTLLKSGLFDALFVRLICMFDAPLNSIICLNGQLMKRDSIQSGANARFLVDSTFKFAERMNSMNLTDAEIGLFCSIVLITPDRPGLRNIELVERMHARLKACLQSVITQNRPDRPGFLRELMDTLPDLRTLSTLHTEKLVVFRTEHKELLRQQMWGEEEGCPWADSVADESARSPIGSVSSSESGEAIGDCGTPLLAATLAGRRRLDSRGSVDEEGLGIAHLAHNGLTVTPVRPQPRYRKLDSPTDSGIESGNEKHERIVGPGSGCSSPRSSLEEHVEDRRGADDMPVLKRVLEAPPLYDTPSLMNEAYKPHKKFRAMRRDVGEAPPPAQPALSPRPPRAPLSSTHSVLAKSLMEGPRMTPEQLKRTDIIQQYMRRSEAPAPAPLSPAPALQLQVDVADAPLNLSKKSPSPARYMPRMLEA
- the LOC126966922 gene encoding ecdysone-inducible protein E75 isoform X2, translating into MMSPDSNYGRYDTPVPGAALCPPDNIMSPIHKEREPELHIEFDGTTVLCRVCGDKASGFHYGVHSCEGCKGFFRRSIQQKIQYRPCTKNQQCSILRINRNRCQYCRLKKCIAVGMSRDAVRFGRVPKREKARILAAMQQSSSSRAQEQAAAAELDDAPRLLARVVRAHLDTCEFTRDRVSAMRARARDCPTYSQPTLACPLNPAPELQSEKEFSQRFAHVIRGVIDFAGLIPGFQLLTQDDKFTLLKSGLFDALFVRLICMFDAPLNSIICLNGQLMKRDSIQSGANARFLVDSTFKFAERMNSMNLTDAEIGLFCSIVLITPDRPGLRNIELVERMHARLKACLQSVITQNRPDRPGFLRELMDTLPDLRTLSTLHTEKLVVFRTEHKELLRQQMWGEEEGCPWADSVADESARSPIGSVSSSESGEAIGDCGTPLLAATLAGRRRLDSRGSVDEEGLGIAHLAHNGLTVTPVRPQPRYRKLDSPTDSGIESGNEKHERIVGPGSGCSSPRSSLEEHVEDRRGADDMPVLKRVLEAPPLYDTPSLMNEAYKPHKKFRAMRRDVGEAPPPAQPALSPRPPRAPLSSTHSVLAKSLMEGPRMTPEQLKRTDIIQQYMRRSEAPAPAPLSPAPALQLQVDVADAPLNLSKKSPSPARYMPRMLEA
- the LOC126966922 gene encoding ecdysone-inducible protein E75 isoform X3 is translated as MRLPNMTVTEFRRHCLGPEPHDSAKRAPTDNDVLLGRVLAEFDGTTVLCRVCGDKASGFHYGVHSCEGCKGFFRRSIQQKIQYRPCTKNQQCSILRINRNRCQYCRLKKCIAVGMSRDAVRFGRVPKREKARILAAMQQSSSSRAQEQAAAAELDDAPRLLARVVRAHLDTCEFTRDRVSAMRARARDCPTYSQPTLACPLNPAPELQSEKEFSQRFAHVIRGVIDFAGLIPGFQLLTQDDKFTLLKSGLFDALFVRLICMFDAPLNSIICLNGQLMKRDSIQSGANARFLVDSTFKFAERMNSMNLTDAEIGLFCSIVLITPDRPGLRNIELVERMHARLKACLQSVITQNRPDRPGFLRELMDTLPDLRTLSTLHTEKLVVFRTEHKELLRQQMWGEEEGCPWADSVADESARSPIGSVSSSESGEAIGDCGTPLLAATLAGRRRLDSRGSVDEEGLGIAHLAHNGLTVTPVRPQPRYRKLDSPTDSGIESGNEKHERIVGPGSGCSSPRSSLEEHVEDRRGADDMPVLKRVLEAPPLYDTPSLMNEAYKPHKKFRAMRRDVGEAPPPAQPALSPRPPRAPLSSTHSVLAKSLMEGPRMTPEQLKRTDIIQQYMRRSEAPAPAPLSPAPALQLQVDVADAPLNLSKKSPSPARYMPRMLEA
- the LOC126966922 gene encoding ecdysone-inducible protein E75 isoform X1, yielding MQCYPKLSPKREPMDHGYDLEMIGSRRLDLPAAPGKEFRAPCVPPAPVTQQPQSVIQCMRPPPPPPPPPRIIKPSLFEEPTSSIPDLEFDGTTVLCRVCGDKASGFHYGVHSCEGCKGFFRRSIQQKIQYRPCTKNQQCSILRINRNRCQYCRLKKCIAVGMSRDAVRFGRVPKREKARILAAMQQSSSSRAQEQAAAAELDDAPRLLARVVRAHLDTCEFTRDRVSAMRARARDCPTYSQPTLACPLNPAPELQSEKEFSQRFAHVIRGVIDFAGLIPGFQLLTQDDKFTLLKSGLFDALFVRLICMFDAPLNSIICLNGQLMKRDSIQSGANARFLVDSTFKFAERMNSMNLTDAEIGLFCSIVLITPDRPGLRNIELVERMHARLKACLQSVITQNRPDRPGFLRELMDTLPDLRTLSTLHTEKLVVFRTEHKELLRQQMWGEEEGCPWADSVADESARSPIGSVSSSESGEAIGDCGTPLLAATLAGRRRLDSRGSVDEEGLGIAHLAHNGLTVTPVRPQPRYRKLDSPTDSGIESGNEKHERIVGPGSGCSSPRSSLEEHVEDRRGADDMPVLKRVLEAPPLYDTPSLMNEAYKPHKKFRAMRRDVGEAPPPAQPALSPRPPRAPLSSTHSVLAKSLMEGPRMTPEQLKRTDIIQQYMRRSEAPAPAPLSPAPALQLQVDVADAPLNLSKKSPSPARYMPRMLEA
- the LOC126966922 gene encoding ecdysone-inducible protein E75 isoform X5, with product MLPPDRIAEFDGTTVLCRVCGDKASGFHYGVHSCEGCKGFFRRSIQQKIQYRPCTKNQQCSILRINRNRCQYCRLKKCIAVGMSRDAVRFGRVPKREKARILAAMQQSSSSRAQEQAAAAELDDAPRLLARVVRAHLDTCEFTRDRVSAMRARARDCPTYSQPTLACPLNPAPELQSEKEFSQRFAHVIRGVIDFAGLIPGFQLLTQDDKFTLLKSGLFDALFVRLICMFDAPLNSIICLNGQLMKRDSIQSGANARFLVDSTFKFAERMNSMNLTDAEIGLFCSIVLITPDRPGLRNIELVERMHARLKACLQSVITQNRPDRPGFLRELMDTLPDLRTLSTLHTEKLVVFRTEHKELLRQQMWGEEEGCPWADSVADESARSPIGSVSSSESGEAIGDCGTPLLAATLAGRRRLDSRGSVDEEGLGIAHLAHNGLTVTPVRPQPRYRKLDSPTDSGIESGNEKHERIVGPGSGCSSPRSSLEEHVEDRRGADDMPVLKRVLEAPPLYDTPSLMNEAYKPHKKFRAMRRDVGEAPPPAQPALSPRPPRAPLSSTHSVLAKSLMEGPRMTPEQLKRTDIIQQYMRRSEAPAPAPLSPAPALQLQVDVADAPLNLSKKSPSPARYMPRMLEA